Proteins co-encoded in one Arachis hypogaea cultivar Tifrunner chromosome 11, arahy.Tifrunner.gnm2.J5K5, whole genome shotgun sequence genomic window:
- the LOC112723220 gene encoding pathogenesis-related protein 2-like gives MAVFTFEDEITSTLPPAKLYNAMKDADSLTPKIIDDVKSVEIVEGNGGPGTIKKLTIVEDGETKFILHKVEAIDEANYAYNYSVVGGVALPPTAEKITFETKLVEGPNGGSIGKLSVKFHSKGDAKPEEEDMKKGKAKGEALFKAIEGYVLANPAQY, from the exons ATGGCCGTCTTCACTTTCGAGGATGAAATCACCTCCACCCTGCCCCCCGCCAAGCTTTACAATGCCATGAAGGATGCCGACTCCCTCACCCCTAAGATTATTGATGACGTCAAGAGTGTTGAAATCGTCGAGGGAAACGGTGGTCCTGGAACCATCAAGAAACTCACCATTGTCGAGG ATGGAGAAACCAAGTTTATCTTGCACAAAGTGGAGGCAATAGATGAGGCTAACTATGCATACAACTACAGCGTGGTTGGAGGAGTGGCGCTGCCTCCCACGGCGGAGAAGATAACATTTGAGACAAAGTTGGTAGAAGGACCCAACGGAGGATCCATAGGGAAGCTGAGTGTGAAGTTCCACTCGAAAGGAGATGCGAAGCCAGAGGAGGAAGACATGAAGAAGGGTAAGGCCAAGGGTGAAGCTCTCTTCAAGGCAATTGAGGGTTACGTTTTGGCCAACCCTGCTCAATATTAG
- the LOC112723219 gene encoding pathogenesis-related protein 2-like: MAVFTFEDEITSTLPPAKLYNAMKDADSLTPKIIDDVKSVEIMEGNGGPGTIKKLTIVEDGETKFILHKVEAIDEANYAYNYSVVGGVALPPTAEKITFETKLVEGPNGGSIGKLSVKFHSKGDAKPEEEDMKKGKAKGEALFKAIEGYVLANPAQY; the protein is encoded by the exons ATGGCCGTCTTCACTTTCGAGGATGAAATCACCTCCACCCTGCCCCCCGCCAAGCTTTACAATGCGATGAAGGATGCCGACTCCCTCACCCCTAAGATTATTGATGACGTCAAGAGTGTTGAAATCATGGAGGGAAACGGTGGTCCTGGAACCATCAAGAAACTCACCATTGTCGAAG ATGGAGAAACCAAGTTTATCTTGCACAAAGTGGAGGCAATAGATGAGGCTAACTATGCATACAACTACAGCGTGGTTGGAGGAGTGGCTCTGCCTCCCACGGCGGAGAAGATAACATTTGAGACAAAGCTGGTAGAAGGACCCAACGGAGGATCCATAGGGAAGCTGAGTGTGAAGTTCCACTCCAAAGGAGATGCGAAGCCAGAGGAGGAAGACATGAAGAAGGGTAAGGCCAAGGGCGAAGCTCTCTTCAAGGCAATTGAGGGTTACGTTTTGGCCAACCCTGCTCAATATTAG
- the LOC112723221 gene encoding pathogenesis-related protein 2-like, with protein MAVFTFEDEITSTLPPAKLYNAMKDADSLTPKIIDDVKSVEIVEGNGGPGTIKKLTIVEDGETKFILHKVEAIDEANYAYNYSVVGGVALPPTAEKITFETKLVEGPNGGSIGKLSVKFHSKGDAKPEEEDMKKGKAKGEALFKAIEGYVLANPTQY; from the exons ATGGCCGTCTTCACATTCGAGGATGAAATCACCTCCACCCTTCCCCCGGCCAAGCTTTACAATGCTATGAAGGATGCCGACTCCCTCACCCCTAAGATTATTGATGACGTCAAGAGTGTTGAAATCGTTGAGGGAAACGGTGGTCCTGGAACCATCAAGAAACTCACCATTGTCGAGG ATGGAGAAACCAAGTTTATCTTGCACAAAGTGGAGGCAATAGATGAGGCTAACTATGCATACAACTACAGCGTGGTTGGAGGAGTGGCTCTGCCTCCAACGGCGGAGAAGATAACATTTGAGACAAAGCTGGTAGAAGGACCCAACGGAGGATCCATCGGGAAGCTGAGTGTGAAGTTCCACTCCAAAGGAGATGCAAAGCCAGAGGAGGAAGACATGAAGAAGGGTAAGGCCAAGGGTGAAGCTCTCTTCAAGGCTATTGAGGGTTACGTCTTGGCCAACCCTACTCAATATTAG
- the LOC112723218 gene encoding pathogenesis-related protein 2-like, with the protein MAVFTFEDEITSTLPPSKLYNAMKDADSLTPKIIDDVKSVEIVEGNGGPGTIKKLTIVEDGETKFILHKVEAIDEANYAYNYSVVGGVALPPTAEKITFETKLVEGPNGGSIGKLSVKFHSKGDAKPEEEDMKKGKAKGEALFKAIEGYVLANPAQY; encoded by the exons ATGGCCGTCTTCACTTTCGAGGATGAAATCACCTCCACCCTGCCCCCCTCCAAGCTTTACAATGCTATGAAGGATGCCGACTCCCTCACCCCTAAGATTATTGATGACGTCAAGAGTGTTGAAATCGTTGAGGGAAACGGTGGTCCTGGAACCATCAAGAAACTCACCATTGTCGAGG ATGGAGAAACCAAGTTTATCTTGCACAAAGTGGAGGCAATAGATGAGGCTAACTATGCATACAACTACAGCGTGGTTGGAGGAGTGGCTCTGCCTCCCACGGCGGAGAAGATAACATTTGAGACAAAGCTGGTAGAAGGACCCAACGGGGGATCCATTGGAAAGCTGAGTGTGAAGTTCCACTCGAAAGGAGATGCGAAGCCAGAGGAGGAAGACATGAAGAAGGGTAAGGCCAAGGGTGAAGCTCTCTTCAAGGCTATTGAGGGTTATGTCTTGGCCAACCCTGCTCAATATTAA